In Myxocyprinus asiaticus isolate MX2 ecotype Aquarium Trade chromosome 16, UBuf_Myxa_2, whole genome shotgun sequence, a single window of DNA contains:
- the LOC127453643 gene encoding pleckstrin homology-like domain family B member 3 isoform X2: protein MIDLPRHSNMDPLRSQHKPIRLSPWIMRVAVGQSPASSGAESDTEGSSTESEWSRIKQADGNSPHFLTSPSMLQRRITELDQQREELKIELQLEVALLRGELQTEQEHLRRHTEQLHMLQEKDRRWASRQKERVRLEEERLKVEQMKRKCEEMEKLIPTQPEDQREQLILQLQQDKHALDAAVRAFEDMEFHVLELESGVEDEREEEDNGKSETVIEREISRVQHTLNTSQERVQQLEKQLKEMEKERDKELNSLRQERKELLHKSQRILKEKKPLSDWSNITGPSPCMMSLSPLTIHRAAQESLKESSSLPRRRSSHRKVPDRPLSAQVLVRMTPDRPTSEALSPRLPHATHRLTNRHSNGQRSGHIDVNGSHTPCNSANTSRAPSPQSLLDLVEMERKLREAKAERERLLKEREERRRLQAEQRQIELNSLKIHTDESKLESNAEDQQHNPAQRTTEGVPLSLTLNFDLRAHVEALGHNVTGCMGVNLSPRRCGGFLTKRGGRVKTWRRRWFIFDLDHQRLAYYTELDEKKLKGVIYFQAIEEVYYDHLRTATTSPRPSLTFCVKTYERLFFLVAHSAEAMRIWMDVIVTATDEHSRY, encoded by the exons ACCTGCCCAGACACAGTAATATGGATCCTCTGAGGAGCCAGCACAAGCCGATCCGTTTGTCCCCTTGGATAATGCGAGTGGCTGTAGGGCAAAGCCCCGCCTCTTCAGGGGCAGAGTCAGACACAGAGGGGAGCAGCACGGAGAGTGAATGG TCTCGCATCAAACAAGCAGATGGCAACTCGCCGCATTTCCTGACGTCTCCCTCTATGCTGCAGCGACGCATCACGGAGCTCGACCAGCAGCGAGAGGAGCTGAAGATCGAG CTGCAGCTGGAGGTCGCATTGCTGCGAGGCGAGCTGCAGACAGAGCAGGAGCATCTGCGCAGACATACGGAGCAGCTGCATATGTTGCAGGAAAAAGACAGGCGATGGGCCAGCAGACAGAAG GAGCGTGTTCGGTTGGAGGAGGAACGTCTGAAGGTGGAGCAGATGAAGAGGAAGTGTGAGGAGATGGAGAAACTGATTCCCACTCAACCAGAAGACCAGCGAGAACAACTGATCTTACAGCTACAACAG GATAAGCATGCGTTGGATGCCGCAGTGCGAGCGTTTGAAGACATGGAGTTCCACGTTCTGGAGCTGGAGAGCGGCGTGGAAGacgagagagaggaagaggacaATGGAAAGAGTGAGACGGTGATCGAGAGAGAGATATCTAGAGTacaacacacactcaacacatcTCAG GAACGTGTTCAACAACTGGAGAAGCAGCTGAAGgaaatggagaaagagagagataaagagctgAATTCCCTCAGACAGGAGAGGAAAGAGCTGCTACACAAATCACAGAGG ATTTTGAAAGAGAAGAAGCCGCTCTCCGATTGGTCCAACATCACTGGCCCCTCCCCCTGCATGATGTCACTCTCCCCTCTGACCATTCACAGAGCAGCACAG GAATCACTGAAGGAGTCATCGAGTTTACCCCGCAGACGCAGCTCACACAGAAAAGTCCCAGATAGACCTCTTTCTGCACAAG tgttagTGAGGATGACTCCGGACAGACCGACCTCAGAGGCTCTATCTCCTCGTCTTCCTCATGCCACTCACAGACTGACTAACAGGCACAGTAATGGGCAGAGATCAGGGCATATTGATGTGAATGGCTCTCACACACCCTGCAACAGCGCCAACACCTCCCGTGCGCCCAG TCCTCAAAGTCTTTTGGATTTGGTGGAAATGGAACGGAAACTCAGAGAGGCCAAAGCCGAGAGAGAACGCTTACTCAAAGAGAGA GAGGAGAGACGGCGACTGCAGGCAGAACAGAGACAGATCGAGCTGAATTCATTAAAAATACACACAGACGAATCAAAACTGGAATCAAACGCTGAAGATCAACAGCATAATCCAGCGCAGAGGACGACAGAG GGTGTCCCACTCTCACTGACGCTGAACTTTGACCTGCGTGCTCACGTGGAGGCGCTGGGTCACAATGTGACCGGCTGTATGGGAGTGAATTTATCGCCGCGAAGGTGTGGCGGCTTTCTGACAAAACGTGGCGGCAGAGTAAAGACGTGGAGGAGGAGGTGGTTTATCTTCGATCTAGACCACCAAAGACTGGCGTACTACACCG AACTTGATGAGAAGAAACTCAAAGGGGTGATTTACTTTCAGGCCATTGAGGAAGTTTACTATGATCATCTAcgaacggctacaaca TCTCCACGACCGAGTCTCACCTTCTGTGTGAAAACATACGAGCGACTGTTCTTTCTCGTGGCTCACAGTGCGGAAGCCATGAGGATCTGGATGGATGTTATTGTCACAGCAACTGATGAACACAGCAGATACTGA
- the LOC127453643 gene encoding pleckstrin homology-like domain family B member 3 isoform X1, translating to MIDLPRHSNMDPLRSQHKPIRLSPWIMRVAVGQSPASSGAESDTEGSSTESEWSRIKQADGNSPHFLTSPSMLQRRITELDQQREELKIELQLEVALLRGELQTEQEHLRRHTEQLHMLQEKDRRWASRQKERVRLEEERLKVEQMKRKCEEMEKLIPTQPEDQREQLILQLQQDKHALDAAVRAFEDMEFHVLELESGVEDEREEEDNGKSETVIEREISRVQHTLNTSQERVQQLEKQLKEMEKERDKELNSLRQERKELLHKSQRILKEKKPLSDWSNITGPSPCMMSLSPLTIHRAAQESLKESSSLPRRRSSHRKVPDRPLSAQVLVRMTPDRPTSEALSPRLPHATHRLTNRHSNGQRSGHIDVNGSHTPCNSANTSRAPSPQSLLDLVEMERKLREAKAERERLLKEREERRRLQAEQRQIELNSLKIHTDESKLESNAEDQQHNPAQRTTEQGVPLSLTLNFDLRAHVEALGHNVTGCMGVNLSPRRCGGFLTKRGGRVKTWRRRWFIFDLDHQRLAYYTELDEKKLKGVIYFQAIEEVYYDHLRTATTSPRPSLTFCVKTYERLFFLVAHSAEAMRIWMDVIVTATDEHSRY from the exons ACCTGCCCAGACACAGTAATATGGATCCTCTGAGGAGCCAGCACAAGCCGATCCGTTTGTCCCCTTGGATAATGCGAGTGGCTGTAGGGCAAAGCCCCGCCTCTTCAGGGGCAGAGTCAGACACAGAGGGGAGCAGCACGGAGAGTGAATGG TCTCGCATCAAACAAGCAGATGGCAACTCGCCGCATTTCCTGACGTCTCCCTCTATGCTGCAGCGACGCATCACGGAGCTCGACCAGCAGCGAGAGGAGCTGAAGATCGAG CTGCAGCTGGAGGTCGCATTGCTGCGAGGCGAGCTGCAGACAGAGCAGGAGCATCTGCGCAGACATACGGAGCAGCTGCATATGTTGCAGGAAAAAGACAGGCGATGGGCCAGCAGACAGAAG GAGCGTGTTCGGTTGGAGGAGGAACGTCTGAAGGTGGAGCAGATGAAGAGGAAGTGTGAGGAGATGGAGAAACTGATTCCCACTCAACCAGAAGACCAGCGAGAACAACTGATCTTACAGCTACAACAG GATAAGCATGCGTTGGATGCCGCAGTGCGAGCGTTTGAAGACATGGAGTTCCACGTTCTGGAGCTGGAGAGCGGCGTGGAAGacgagagagaggaagaggacaATGGAAAGAGTGAGACGGTGATCGAGAGAGAGATATCTAGAGTacaacacacactcaacacatcTCAG GAACGTGTTCAACAACTGGAGAAGCAGCTGAAGgaaatggagaaagagagagataaagagctgAATTCCCTCAGACAGGAGAGGAAAGAGCTGCTACACAAATCACAGAGG ATTTTGAAAGAGAAGAAGCCGCTCTCCGATTGGTCCAACATCACTGGCCCCTCCCCCTGCATGATGTCACTCTCCCCTCTGACCATTCACAGAGCAGCACAG GAATCACTGAAGGAGTCATCGAGTTTACCCCGCAGACGCAGCTCACACAGAAAAGTCCCAGATAGACCTCTTTCTGCACAAG tgttagTGAGGATGACTCCGGACAGACCGACCTCAGAGGCTCTATCTCCTCGTCTTCCTCATGCCACTCACAGACTGACTAACAGGCACAGTAATGGGCAGAGATCAGGGCATATTGATGTGAATGGCTCTCACACACCCTGCAACAGCGCCAACACCTCCCGTGCGCCCAG TCCTCAAAGTCTTTTGGATTTGGTGGAAATGGAACGGAAACTCAGAGAGGCCAAAGCCGAGAGAGAACGCTTACTCAAAGAGAGA GAGGAGAGACGGCGACTGCAGGCAGAACAGAGACAGATCGAGCTGAATTCATTAAAAATACACACAGACGAATCAAAACTGGAATCAAACGCTGAAGATCAACAGCATAATCCAGCGCAGAGGACGACAGAG CAGGGTGTCCCACTCTCACTGACGCTGAACTTTGACCTGCGTGCTCACGTGGAGGCGCTGGGTCACAATGTGACCGGCTGTATGGGAGTGAATTTATCGCCGCGAAGGTGTGGCGGCTTTCTGACAAAACGTGGCGGCAGAGTAAAGACGTGGAGGAGGAGGTGGTTTATCTTCGATCTAGACCACCAAAGACTGGCGTACTACACCG AACTTGATGAGAAGAAACTCAAAGGGGTGATTTACTTTCAGGCCATTGAGGAAGTTTACTATGATCATCTAcgaacggctacaaca TCTCCACGACCGAGTCTCACCTTCTGTGTGAAAACATACGAGCGACTGTTCTTTCTCGTGGCTCACAGTGCGGAAGCCATGAGGATCTGGATGGATGTTATTGTCACAGCAACTGATGAACACAGCAGATACTGA
- the LOC127453643 gene encoding pleckstrin homology-like domain family B member 3 isoform X3 — MDPLRSQHKPIRLSPWIMRVAVGQSPASSGAESDTEGSSTESEWSRIKQADGNSPHFLTSPSMLQRRITELDQQREELKIELQLEVALLRGELQTEQEHLRRHTEQLHMLQEKDRRWASRQKERVRLEEERLKVEQMKRKCEEMEKLIPTQPEDQREQLILQLQQDKHALDAAVRAFEDMEFHVLELESGVEDEREEEDNGKSETVIEREISRVQHTLNTSQERVQQLEKQLKEMEKERDKELNSLRQERKELLHKSQRILKEKKPLSDWSNITGPSPCMMSLSPLTIHRAAQESLKESSSLPRRRSSHRKVPDRPLSAQVLVRMTPDRPTSEALSPRLPHATHRLTNRHSNGQRSGHIDVNGSHTPCNSANTSRAPSPQSLLDLVEMERKLREAKAERERLLKEREERRRLQAEQRQIELNSLKIHTDESKLESNAEDQQHNPAQRTTEQGVPLSLTLNFDLRAHVEALGHNVTGCMGVNLSPRRCGGFLTKRGGRVKTWRRRWFIFDLDHQRLAYYTELDEKKLKGVIYFQAIEEVYYDHLRTATTSPRPSLTFCVKTYERLFFLVAHSAEAMRIWMDVIVTATDEHSRY, encoded by the exons ATGGATCCTCTGAGGAGCCAGCACAAGCCGATCCGTTTGTCCCCTTGGATAATGCGAGTGGCTGTAGGGCAAAGCCCCGCCTCTTCAGGGGCAGAGTCAGACACAGAGGGGAGCAGCACGGAGAGTGAATGG TCTCGCATCAAACAAGCAGATGGCAACTCGCCGCATTTCCTGACGTCTCCCTCTATGCTGCAGCGACGCATCACGGAGCTCGACCAGCAGCGAGAGGAGCTGAAGATCGAG CTGCAGCTGGAGGTCGCATTGCTGCGAGGCGAGCTGCAGACAGAGCAGGAGCATCTGCGCAGACATACGGAGCAGCTGCATATGTTGCAGGAAAAAGACAGGCGATGGGCCAGCAGACAGAAG GAGCGTGTTCGGTTGGAGGAGGAACGTCTGAAGGTGGAGCAGATGAAGAGGAAGTGTGAGGAGATGGAGAAACTGATTCCCACTCAACCAGAAGACCAGCGAGAACAACTGATCTTACAGCTACAACAG GATAAGCATGCGTTGGATGCCGCAGTGCGAGCGTTTGAAGACATGGAGTTCCACGTTCTGGAGCTGGAGAGCGGCGTGGAAGacgagagagaggaagaggacaATGGAAAGAGTGAGACGGTGATCGAGAGAGAGATATCTAGAGTacaacacacactcaacacatcTCAG GAACGTGTTCAACAACTGGAGAAGCAGCTGAAGgaaatggagaaagagagagataaagagctgAATTCCCTCAGACAGGAGAGGAAAGAGCTGCTACACAAATCACAGAGG ATTTTGAAAGAGAAGAAGCCGCTCTCCGATTGGTCCAACATCACTGGCCCCTCCCCCTGCATGATGTCACTCTCCCCTCTGACCATTCACAGAGCAGCACAG GAATCACTGAAGGAGTCATCGAGTTTACCCCGCAGACGCAGCTCACACAGAAAAGTCCCAGATAGACCTCTTTCTGCACAAG tgttagTGAGGATGACTCCGGACAGACCGACCTCAGAGGCTCTATCTCCTCGTCTTCCTCATGCCACTCACAGACTGACTAACAGGCACAGTAATGGGCAGAGATCAGGGCATATTGATGTGAATGGCTCTCACACACCCTGCAACAGCGCCAACACCTCCCGTGCGCCCAG TCCTCAAAGTCTTTTGGATTTGGTGGAAATGGAACGGAAACTCAGAGAGGCCAAAGCCGAGAGAGAACGCTTACTCAAAGAGAGA GAGGAGAGACGGCGACTGCAGGCAGAACAGAGACAGATCGAGCTGAATTCATTAAAAATACACACAGACGAATCAAAACTGGAATCAAACGCTGAAGATCAACAGCATAATCCAGCGCAGAGGACGACAGAG CAGGGTGTCCCACTCTCACTGACGCTGAACTTTGACCTGCGTGCTCACGTGGAGGCGCTGGGTCACAATGTGACCGGCTGTATGGGAGTGAATTTATCGCCGCGAAGGTGTGGCGGCTTTCTGACAAAACGTGGCGGCAGAGTAAAGACGTGGAGGAGGAGGTGGTTTATCTTCGATCTAGACCACCAAAGACTGGCGTACTACACCG AACTTGATGAGAAGAAACTCAAAGGGGTGATTTACTTTCAGGCCATTGAGGAAGTTTACTATGATCATCTAcgaacggctacaaca TCTCCACGACCGAGTCTCACCTTCTGTGTGAAAACATACGAGCGACTGTTCTTTCTCGTGGCTCACAGTGCGGAAGCCATGAGGATCTGGATGGATGTTATTGTCACAGCAACTGATGAACACAGCAGATACTGA